The genomic stretch accctggagagagcaagactAATtgtgaccgggattcgaactagTGATCCTCTGTTCATAGTGACCACGCCTTACTCTGTATATCCTGTAGATTATATTATgaatttctattttgtaaatatgtaatttttttaaatgttatttgatttgattctgcTGAACTGCttgggcgggggggggggggggggggcagcaaaGTAGTCATTTTTGAGTGTGTTCACAGTTGTGGGACATAAACAACAAAACAGGATCCCAAGCCTTCTGGAGGAGGATGTTTTCTATTtggaaatacattattaaatattattcatattttggtTTCCAAAAGGATTCCTATGTTGCCAGATCAATGCAGTGaaatttccaccttcacagatATGTATTTCAGTTTGAAGGTGCGTTAAGGCTTAACACTAATGTCCTCTCTTGtgtctgtcctgtcctgtcctgtcctgtgctGTGGGTCTTAGTGtcggagctgcaggaggagggaATGAATGCCATAAACCTGCCACTGAGCCCCACTCCATACGAGCTGCATCCAGAGGACACCATGCTGGGTACTGGACGGTCACTgtctgcttacacacacacacacacacacgcacaataCAGCACTTCTCAATCCACGCTCTATTGCTTGGACCCCCAAAACACTGCACATTTGCTTCTCCTTGTCTACTTGGAGGATTTTACTTTGACCATCTGGTGAAGTTTTAGGCCAAATTTATGTAGAAATCTAGAAAATCCGAAAGGGTTTCAAGCACCACGCTATGTGACTTGAAGGATTTAATATGTCAATGGCTTCCACATCCGACTGTCTCTAATGTATTCATCTTCCAACAGAGGAGAACGAGGTGCGCACCATGGTGGACCCCAACTCCAGGGCCGACCGCAAACTTCAGGAGCTGATCAAGGTTAGAATAATGAGCTTTTTGAGACCTCAAgggtggtccagcagaataaggcactgtcacttTGAGTCTCAGTCATGTTGGTTACCATTGGTAGCCGGGgctccaagagagcacaattggccttgctctccagggtgggtagatggacccccacatcactccaatGCAATTCTGTGGAATTCTGGTCGACACTGGAGTCTGCTGGTCGATGAATCAGAGCTCACTTTCCTCCGAGTGCGTTGACTGCCCAGTAaagttgcatcagcagcagttcaaaaaaaaAGCTGGAGGAGGTCCGTGCAGGTCTTCACCCTTCCAGTGTCGGGAGCTTGCATGTGATTTGCTGAGccaatttgaaaaaaataaaacataactgAACATCTGTAATGATTAATATCTCAATCAGGTGCTTATTGACTGGATCAATGATGTGCTGGTGGGTGAGAGGATCATCGTGAAGGACCTGGCTGAGGACCTTTATGATGGACAGGTTCTGCAGAAGCTATTTGGTGAGGGTttgtacagtagtgtgtgtttgtgtatgtgtgcctgAAATCTCATAACCCCTTTGATGCTTCAGGAAGTCCAGACCCTGAGTCATCTTCTGTCAGTCTGTAGAGTTTAAAAACCTGATGTGTTCGCCCCTGTGTTTATCACCCCCTTCAGAGAAGCTGGAGGGCGAGAAGCTGAACGTGGCGGAAGTGACTCAGTCTGAGATCGCCCAGAAGCAAAAACTACAGACGGTTCTTGAGCGCATCAACGACGCTCTCAAAGTCTCCACCAGGAACACCAAGTGGAACGTTGACTGTGAGCCTTTCAGAACCTCTGTAAATGCGTAAGGCAGTGCAGGAAGTGGTAGGTGACCTAGACTAGACCCTTAAGAAAGAAGATTAGTGCTTGCTGACCTTCAGTGCTCCAACATTCCTCGTGTTCCTTCAGAAGTGCAGGAGTAAACAAAGTGGACAAAGGAATGTGAGACAGTCGTGGAGCTCTATTGGGAAATGTTGGCTTTGCTTTTCAAAGCATAGAGACACTTAAAAGTCTCTGGGGGTTGTGTGATCGCAAAGAGCTGAAGCTCAGAGAAGAAGGGTTTTTACGCCGACCAGCTGTTGTGTAAATTGTACAGGTCACTGCGTTTGGACAAGGTGATTGATTTGTATTAAATGGAAGTGATTTGTCGGTCCTCTAATACTGAGCTTAAGGCGTATAGAGATGCCAGCAAATGCTCTTTTGAACAACGGTGCTTTCACTGAAGTACATCATAGGGCATCATAGGGGCCTTGAGTATTACCCAGTATTCCTCCCTAATCGAcaatagccaattacccaaaccTCTCGTTAGTACACTggaagggtgaggactgaccTAAGCCTCTTCCAATATTCGCAACCAACCACTGCCtcttcaaactgctgccaatgtaATGTCACCAGGCAAGTAACGCCTCGACTAGCAGGTGCCCATGTGGCGAGAGCGAGAGCCCTCTACCCACCcgtagagagagcaaggccaattgtgttctctcaggctccggctgctgatggcctgGGGTTCAGGGGTTGCTCTTTGCGTTGTATTAAAATTTCTTATTAACTTGACCAATAAATATGGCCCAAAATTacctgaaaaaaaatcaatttacATTAATTTTCAAATTTCAAACTTACAAATAAAGAATTGTTTTTGCTTCTCTCGtaattctctctttttctactgTCTGTCCATCTCCCTATAGTTGGTAATAACGTCCTATGATCTGATGTTATTCTGGggttcaataaataaataaaaaacttcAGTCactgcattttttaaaattaatttattcattatttattcagtaaGTCATTATTAAATTGTTAAACATGTTTACTGAAACAGCCACTAACcgcctttctctctttctctgctgctTCATTAGCTGTTCATGCTAAAAGCATGGTGGCGATCCTCCACCTGCTGGTGGCGCTGTCTCAGCACTTCAGAGCTCCAATCCGCCTCCCTGACCATGTGTCCATTCAGGTGGTGGTGGTTCAGGTAGGAGCACTCGGAAGGACAAAGCAGTGAAATGGGATATTTTTCTCTTTCAGAATCACAGTGCTGCATATAGAccaacacacacaaccacagaaGAAGCTGTCACTAATTAAAACCACCTTAATTTCATCTGAATTATGTGTCGCTGTTGTAGCAAAACCTTGCTGTGTGAGCTCTTAATCATGGTCCACTTTGTCCTAAATTTTATTACTTGGCATGTTTTCACTTCTCCAGTAATTTTACCATTTTCCTACATCAGAAATGTATACAGTTCTTTAATGTTCCTTATTAATTCTCCAGAGAATGGCTAGTACAATATTTGTGCAATAGATCCATTCAGTAATTCCCATTTTCTCTGTTCGGACAGAAGCGAGAAGGGATCCTTCAGTCTCGTCAGATTCAGGAGGAGATCACCGGTAATACTGAGTAAGTCCACTCCTAAAATTCAGTCCAGCTCAGATGGTCTACTGATCAGTAGTTTACATACACTCCTCGTGGACACGAAGGTCATGGTGAAATTGGGTTACTGAGGCACATAAAAGACAATCAGTGTTTTGCTTGTGTATCTGATTTCACCTTTGATTCAGTTGGGATTGTTCACTAGGAAACATCTTATAATAGAAAAATTTGAGAATTTGATAAATGTTTATCTGTGTCTGTTAACATTCCTTATGTGCGCTGCTCTTTCAGTTGGCTGGCCAGAGTGTTTTAGGAATTaaagacatttattatttatatatataatatatatatatatatatatatatatatatatatatatatatatatatatacactatataaaaacatTGAATTGTGTAAGGGGGTgttcattcattaatttatttattttacaacaaTTTTCTAATGTcaaactatatgtatatatttttttatttagatacgttatttttattatttttgtatggAAACTTTTTGGAAAACTGAcacacagtattaaaaaaaaaacaacatttatttattcattttatccAAAGAAAAGTGGGGTCTGAAGACGGAGTACTTCATTTCACTGCGCTTTAAACACAGCACTAAATGAATCCCTGTCGGCCATCAGTCTTTATATGTAAACTGTTCATTCAAAATCAatactgtggtttaaaaatgcatatttaaacatctggagatgTGATCATCTAACTAAACTATATGTTCTAAATAAACTTTCAATTATTTAATGTACCTAATAAAAAATGCCATTTTACATTTTAggacatggttagagaggattctggaggagtgtcttatttaaacctcagttGTTTattctggtctgctcttgatggttaaagtgagctctctgaggccttcagaaagtaGTTtatagatgcagaggagtctgggaagtgGTTTATAGGGATTTCAGAACTGTTAGAAATCCGCCGTCCCACTGTCTGTCCACTACACCATTTACACgtggagaacatttaaagcAGCTGCTAGTGTGACCAGGTCAGGCCTGGCAAGCTTC from Salminus brasiliensis chromosome 19, fSalBra1.hap2, whole genome shotgun sequence encodes the following:
- the parvaa gene encoding parvin, alpha a — protein: MASSPQKAPSSPKSPTPISPSSRKKDDSFLGKLGGTLVRRKKAKEVSELQEEGMNAINLPLSPTPYELHPEDTMLEENEVRTMVDPNSRADRKLQELIKVLIDWINDVLVGERIIVKDLAEDLYDGQVLQKLFEKLEGEKLNVAEVTQSEIAQKQKLQTVLERINDALKVSTRNTKWNVDSVHAKSMVAILHLLVALSQHFRAPIRLPDHVSIQVVVVQKREGILQSRQIQEEITGNTEALSGRHERDAFDTLFDHAPDKLSVVKKTLITFVNKHLNKLNLEVAELDTQFADGVYLVLLMGLLEGYFVPLYSFFLTPENFEQKVHNVSFAFELMQDGGLERPKPRPEDIVNCDLKSTLRVLYNLFTRYRHVD